A window of the Lolium perenne isolate Kyuss_39 chromosome 7, Kyuss_2.0, whole genome shotgun sequence genome harbors these coding sequences:
- the LOC127317968 gene encoding probable glutathione S-transferase GSTU6: MAGEGELKLLGLLVSPFVVRVRMALSMKGVSYEYIEQDVFNKSELLIRYNPVHQKVPVLIHHGKPICESLAIVEYVDEVWGGGAAPSILPADPYERAIARFWAAYIDDKLFPAWMGVLKAATEEEKTEKVSQTLAVLVHLEEAFAKCSNGKAFFGGDTVGYLDLALGGNLFWFKTLREMFDVELIDEGRTPLLASWAKRFGEAAAVKDVVPNVDKAVEHAKKMRRVFVH; the protein is encoded by the exons ATGGCCGGAGAGGGAGAGTTGAAGCTGCTTGGCTTGCTGGTGAGCCCATTCGTGGTCCGCGTGCGCATGGCGCTGAGCATGAAGGGCGTGAGCTACGAGTACATCGAGCAGGACGTATTCAACAAGAGCGAGCTCCTCATCAGGTACAACCCCGTGCACCAGAAGGTGCCGGTGCTCATCCACCACGGCAAGCCCATCTGCGAGTCGCTGGCCATCGTGGAGTACGTCGACGAGGtctggggcggcggcgcggccccctccatCCTCCCCGCCGACCCCTACGAGCGCGCCATTGCTCGCTTCTGGGCCGCCTACATTGACGACAAG CTGTTCCCTGCCTGGATGGGAGTCCTGAAGGCGGCGACGGAGGAAGAGAAGACCGAGAAGGTTAGCCAGACGCTTGCGGTGCTTGTGCATTTGGAGGAGGCCTTCGCCAAGTGTTCAAACGGGAAGGCATTCTTCGGCGGCGACACCGTCGGCTACCTCGACCTCGCTCTGGGCGGCAATCTGTTCTGGTTCAAGACGCTGCGGGAGATGTTCGATGTGGAGTTGATCGACGAGGGCAGGACTCCGCTCCTAGCCTCCTGGGCAAAGAGGTTCGGTGAAGCGGCCGCTGTGAAGGACGTGGTGCCCAACG